Below is a window of Streptomyces sp. NBC_01429 DNA.
CAGCTGTCCACGGGCTACGAGCTGAACCCGTGGGCGGATCTGCGGCCGCCCGGCGAAGGGGCCGCGACCGGACGGAAGTTCTGGCACGCCAGCCCGGGGAGCGCGGGATGATCCTCTGTATACGGCTCGAAGGGAAGAACGACGCCGAGGCCGCGCCCTCCGCGCTGCCGGCGCTGCTCGGCCTCGCCGAGGACATCAGCCCCGTGGTCCAGGCGCTGCCGCCGGACACCGCGCTCGTCGATGTGCGCGGCGCGCGGCGGTACTTCGGGCGGGACGCCGCCGGGATCGCCTCCGTACTGCGGGTGCGGGCACTCGCGCATCTCGGCGTCGGCTGCGCGATCGGTGTGGCCGCCACCCCTCTGCTGGCGAGGATGGCCGCGCGGCGGGCCGCGCCGGGGACGACGCTCGTGGTGGCGGAGGACGAGCGCGCGGTACGGGAGTTCCTGGCGCCGTGTCCGGTCGGCGCGCTGCCGGGGGTCGGCGCCGCGACGGCCCGCGCGCTGCGTTCGTACGGACTCGGCACCGTCGGCGCCGCCGCGGACGTGCCGCTGTCGACGCTCCAGCGGATCGTGGGGGTGCGCCCGGGGCGGGAGCTGTACGAGAAGGCGCGCGGCATCGACCGCACGGCCGTCGCCCCGAACGCCGCCGCGCGCTCGGTCGCCGCCGAACGCTCCTTCCCCCGCGACGAGTTGGACCACGAACAGCACCGGCGCGCGCTGCTCTCGATCACCGAGGAGCTGGGGACGGGGATGCGCGGCACGGGCCGGGTGTGCCGCTCGCTGACGCTCACCGTGCGCTACGCGGACCGGTCCACGACCACCCGTACCCGCGCGCTGCGCGAGCCGACCGCCCACTCGGCCGCGCTCGCCGCCGCCGTATACCGCGTCCATGAGTCGCTCGGGCTGCAACGGGCGCGGGTGCGGGCCTTCTCGGTACGGGCCGAGGGGCTGGTGGCGGTCGAACGGGCCGCCCGTCAGCTGACGTTCGACCCGGTGGACGAGCGGGCGCTGCGGAT
It encodes the following:
- a CDS encoding DNA polymerase Y family protein, whose amino-acid sequence is MILCIRLEGKNDAEAAPSALPALLGLAEDISPVVQALPPDTALVDVRGARRYFGRDAAGIASVLRVRALAHLGVGCAIGVAATPLLARMAARRAAPGTTLVVAEDERAVREFLAPCPVGALPGVGAATARALRSYGLGTVGAAADVPLSTLQRIVGVRPGRELYEKARGIDRTAVAPNAAARSVAAERSFPRDELDHEQHRRALLSITEELGTGMRGTGRVCRSLTLTVRYADRSTTTRTRALREPTAHSAALAAAVYRVHESLGLQRARVRAFSVRAEGLVAVERAARQLTFDPVDERALRIEAVADLARARFGPRAIVPGSLAA